A genome region from Clostridia bacterium includes the following:
- a CDS encoding TPM domain-containing protein, which produces MLVPRTRTSRQVRVAGAQMARRALMAIAVIAMAAAIAGVLLQAAPVAGAPRYPAKPVPPRLMNDTASMLTSSERESIESRLLALNQATGAQFTVVTVPSLGGVSADEFAVTLFEKWGIGESGKDNGLLLLIAEEEHELKFETGYGLEGDLPDSYLGRVVDEALVPNFRDGNPANGILEAADRITARLSGAEQLSASDSKSTPIHKSTMSPDEAAGMVFAVIILGLIVLSSIFRGPRGPRGTRRGPFIPPPPGGFGGFGGGLPKGFSGKSSGGFGGFGGGKSGGGGAGGKW; this is translated from the coding sequence ATGCTTGTTCCCAGAACGCGAACATCACGCCAGGTTAGAGTGGCAGGTGCTCAGATGGCCCGCAGGGCGTTGATGGCAATCGCCGTGATAGCCATGGCGGCTGCAATAGCGGGGGTTCTGCTCCAGGCGGCGCCGGTTGCGGGCGCTCCCCGATATCCGGCGAAACCTGTTCCCCCGCGCCTCATGAATGACACGGCGAGTATGCTCACATCCTCCGAACGGGAGAGCATAGAGAGCAGGCTGCTTGCCCTGAATCAGGCCACCGGCGCGCAGTTCACGGTGGTGACCGTGCCGTCCCTTGGAGGAGTGTCGGCAGACGAGTTCGCCGTTACGCTCTTCGAGAAATGGGGAATCGGGGAGTCGGGGAAGGACAACGGTCTTCTCCTGCTTATCGCCGAGGAAGAGCATGAACTGAAGTTCGAGACAGGCTACGGCCTTGAAGGGGATCTGCCGGATTCCTACTTAGGGCGAGTGGTTGATGAAGCGCTGGTTCCGAATTTCCGCGATGGAAACCCGGCGAATGGCATCCTCGAGGCGGCCGACAGGATCACCGCGAGGCTTTCCGGGGCGGAACAGCTCTCTGCATCCGACTCCAAGAGCACACCCATCCACAAGTCGACGATGTCGCCTGATGAGGCCGCTGGGATGGTATTCGCGGTGATAATACTCGGCCTGATCGTGCTGAGCTCCATCTTCCGCGGTCCGCGCGGCCCCCGCGGGACGAGACGTGGTCCGTTCATTCCTCCCCCACCGGGTGGGTTCGGAGGATTCGGCGGAGGTCTTCCCAAGGGATTCAGCGGCAAGTCGTCCGGTGGATTTGGCGGGTTCGGCGGAGGGAAGTCCGGAGGGGGCGGAGCCGGCGGGAAGTGGTAG